A window from Culex pipiens pallens isolate TS chromosome 3, TS_CPP_V2, whole genome shotgun sequence encodes these proteins:
- the LOC120429900 gene encoding regucalcin-like isoform X2 encodes MADLKVEQLPGPLAVLGEGPTWDADTQSLYYVDIMGSAILRYDRAENKTYRATIDGLSDISMIIQVRNKSDQFVLGTRNTLSLVSWDGRTEKATFVKTAGDLGESQKHVRFNDGKVDPQGRLYAGTMRLETLGDIFDQKEGKFYRFEGKVGGEFYEQKRDISVSNGLTWDEQTGKFYYIDSAALDVKEFDVDEDGNLQNETVLYDIRVDGKNPGFVCDGMTSDAEGNLYVATWGGSKLLKINPKTKQLVQEIPIPAKQVTSASFGGPQLDELYVTTAHTNNQDAPAGALFKVTGLGVKGKEMYKMVLKD; translated from the exons ATGGCTGATCTTAAGGTCGAACAGCTTCCTGGCCCTCTGGCCGTGCTCGGCGAGGGTCCCACGTGGGACGCGGACACCCAGAGCCTGTACTACGTTGACATTATGGGTTCCGCTATCCTGCGGTACGATCGTGCGGAGAACAAAACCTACCGTGCTACAATCG ACGGCCTCTCGGACATCTCGATGATCATTCAAGTCCGCAACAAGTCGGACCAGTTCGTGCTCGGAACGCGAAACACCCTGTCGCTGGTCAGCTGGGACGGTCGCACGGAGAAGGCCACCTTTGTGAAAACCGCCGGCGATCTGGGCGAGTCGCAGAAGCACGTGCGCTTCAACGATGGCAAGGTCGACCCGCAGGGCCGTCTGTACGCCGGAACGATGCGGCTGGAGACGCTCGGCGATATCTTTGACCAGAAGGAGGGCAAGTTCTATCGCTTTGAGGGCAAGGTTGGGGGAGAGTTTTACGAGCAGAAGCGCGATATCAGCGTTTCGAACGGACTCACGTGGGACGAGCAGACGGGCAAGTTTTACTACATCGACTCGGCCGCTCTGGACGTGAAGGAGTTCGATGTGGACGAGGACGGCAACCTGCAGAATGAAACCGTACTGTACGACATCCGGGTTGACGGCAAGAACCCGGGATTCGTGTGCGACGGAATGACGAGCGACGCCGAGGGGAATCTGTACGTGGCCACGTGGGGAGGCTCGAAACTGCTGAAGATTAACCCGAA AACGAAGCAGCTCGTTCAGGAGATTCCCATTCCGGCGAAACAGGTGACATCGGCCTCGTTTGGTGGGCCGCAACTGGACGAACTTTACGTGACCACGGCGCACACCAACAACCAGGACGCTCCGGCCGGAGCGCTGTTCAAAGTGACCGGACTGGGCGTTAAGGGCAAAGAAATGTACAAAATGGTGCTGAAGGATTGA
- the LOC120429899 gene encoding elongation factor-like GTPase 1, with product MSRRVELSQLVELQRQPDHIRNICILAHVDHGKTTLADSLIASNGIISQRLAGKLRYLDSRPDEQERQITMKSSSIALQYGGCLVNLIDSPGHVDFSSEVSTAIRLCDGAIIVVDVVEGVCPQTRICLRQAYQEKLETVLLLNKLDRLVLEKRMDAAEAYRHLTQVLEQVNAVVGNIFASDVLAKEVISTKDQISALEDTDDSRIYYTPANGNVVFGSALDGWGFTLKTFAKMYQDKLGVPPDQLEQGMWGDYFYSPKKKTIEKGAYEKGRKPLFVQLVLDNLWNIYDLVDNRDPDKLKSISEKLGIPQTARDLKHADIRIPIRNLLSQWLPIESSLLALILQIVPNPRQIPESKAEKLLCSRMEDFRTFPAQTQALKQDILKCDSAAPNLIVFISKMFPADRSAFPGSVVECFSRMALLDSADGDSEQADEAFLAFARVYSGTLRRGDKVYVIGPKHDPKSLALDEGFKLEESPHIAQVEIDHLFVLMGRQLEPVDSVPAGNIVGIAGLQNHVLKTATLSSTPYCPPFVDLPQIATPILRVAVEPRDIQNMPRLVRGLKLLNQADACVQVRIQESGEHVLLTLGEVHLERCIKDLVESYAKVELNVSKPIVPFKETIVKFVGTSEENPEEELAKEREREKTVTIHVPSRQSCVKLVAIPLPQEVIELLEGSEPILKAHAAAQDSSEVSQVLQDSLVELKGKLSKLFSEAELEEFNESTVDKIWSFGPKKCGTNILLNHSDYQHSPIWNLKKSERTSNDFRSNYESSFVNGFQLASLAGPLCDEPMQGVCFVVLEWTALPTIQEEDQTTTTVVSHGPLSGQIMSAVKEGCKRAFQNQPQRLVHPMYSCNITVNSDVLGKLYAVLGRRHGRILSADLIEGSGQFDVSAVIPVIESFNFSTEIRKQTSGLAMPQLVFSHWEIVDIDPHWVPTTEEEYEQYGEKADFTNVAKVYMDSIRERKGLAVERKTVEHAEKQRTLSRNK from the exons ATGTCTCGCCGCGTCGAACTGTCCCAGCTGGTGGAGCTGCAACGGCAACCGGACCACATCCGGAACATTTGCATCCTGGCGCACGTGGACCACGGCAAGACGACGCTGGCGGATTCGTTGATTGCGAGCAATGGGATCATTTCGCAACGGTTGGCCGGCAAGCTGCGCTATCTGGACAGCCGGCCGGACGAGCAGGAGCGGCAGATTACGATGAAGAGCAGCAGCATCGCGTTGCAGTATGGGGGGTGTTTGGTGAATTTGATTGATTCGCCGGGGCACGTGGACTTTTCGAGTGAGGTTTCGACGGCGATTCGGCTTTGCGACGGGGCGATTATTGTGGTTGATGTTGTTGAGGGCGTTTGTCCGCAGACGAGGATATGTTTGAGGCAGGCGTACCAGGAGAAGCTGGAGACGGTGCTGTTGCTGAACAAGTTGGACCGGTTGGTGCTGGAGAAGCGGATGGATGCGGCGGAGGCTTATCGTCATTTGACGCAGGTTCTGGAGCAGGTCAATGCCGTGGTGGGGAACATATTCGCGTCGGATGTGCTGGCCAAGGAAGTCATTAGTACGAAGGATCAGATATCGGCGCTTGAAGACACGGATGATTCGAGGATTTATTACACTCCGGCAAATGGAAATGTTGTGTTTGGATCCGCGCTGGACGGTTGGGGATTTACGCTGAAGACCTTCGCCAAAATGTACCAGGACAAGCTGGGCGTTCCGCCGGATCAGCTCGAACAGGGCATGTGGGGCGATTACTTCTACAGTCCTAAAAAGAAGACCATCGAAAAGGGCGCCTACGAGAAGGGTCGAAAGCCACTGTTCGTCCAGCTGGTTCTGGACAATCTGTGGAACATTTACGACCTCGTAGACAACCGAGACCCCGACAAGCTCAAATCAATTTCCGAAAAGCTCGGAATCCCACAAACGGCACGTGACCTCAAGCACGCGGACATCCGAATCCCCATCCGGAACCTGCTCTCCCAGTGGCTCCCCATCGAATCCTCCCTGCTCGCCCTCATCCTCCAAATCGTCCCAAACCCCCGCCAAATCCCGGAATCAAAAGCGGAAAAACTTCTCTGCTCCCGCATGGAAGACTTCCGAACCTTCCCCGCCCAAACCCAAGCCCTCAAGCAGGACATTCTGAAGTGCGACTCCGCCGCCCCCAACCTCATCGTGTTCATCTCGAAAATGTTCCCGGCCGATCGGAGTGCCTTCCCGGGTTCGGTGGTCGAGTGCTTCTCGCGGATGGCGCTGCTGGATTCGGCGGATGGAGATAGTGAACAAGCGGATGAAGCGTTCCTGGCGTTTGCGCGCGTGTACAGTGGGACGTTGCGGCGCGGAGATAAAGTGTACGTGATTGGGCCGAAGCACGATCCGAAGAGTTTGGCGCTGGACGAGGGGTTCAAACTGGAGGAATCGCCGCACATTGCGCAg GTCGAAATCGACCACCTCTTCGTTCTGATGGGCCGCCAGCTGGAACCGGTCGATTCCGTCCCTGCAGGCAACATCGTCGGCATCGCCGGCCTCCAGAACCACGTGCTCAAAACGGCCACCCTGTCCAGCACGCCGTACTGTCCACCCTTCGTAGACCTGCCCCAGATCGCGACTCCGATCCTGCGAGTCGCTGTTGAACCTCGGGACATCCAGAACATGCCACGGTTGGTGCGCGGGTTGAAGCTGCTGAACCAGGCGGATGCTTGCGTTCAGGTAAGGATTCAGGAGAGTGGCGAACACGTGCTGTTGACGCTTGGAGAGGTTCATCTGGAGCGGTGTATTAAGGACTTGGTGGAATCGTACGCGAAGGTTGAGTTGAATGTGTCCAAGCCGATTGTGCCGTTTAAGGAGACGATTGTGAAGTTTGTCGGGACGTCCGAGGAGAACCCGGAGGAAGAGTTGGCGAAGGAGAGGGAGAGGGAGAAAACCGTTACGATTCACGTGCCGAGCAGGCAGAGTTGTGTCAAGCTGGTGGCGATTCCGTTGCCACAAGAGGTGATTGAGCTGCTTGAGGGTAGTGAACCGATCTTGAAGGCGCATGCTGCCGCGCAGGATTCTAGTGAGGTGTCGCAGGTTCTGCAGGATTCGCTGGTGGAGTTGAAGGGCAAGCTGAGCAAGTTGTTCAGCGAAGCTGAGCTTGAAGAGTTCAACGAATCAACGGTTGACAAGATTTGGAGTTTTGGACCGAAAAAGTGCGGAACGAACATTCTGCTGAACCACTCCGATTATCAGCATTCTCCCATTTGGAACCTGAAGAAATCGGAACGAACCTCCAACGACTTCCGCAGCAATTACGAGTCATCCTTCGTGAACGGCTTCCAGCTGGCCAGTTTGGCCGGTCCGCTCTGCGACGAACCGATGCAGGGAGTTTGCTTCGTCGTGCTCGAATGGACCGCCCTCCCGACGATCCAAGAAGAAGACCAAACCACAACCACCGTCGTATCCCACGGCCCGCTCTCCGGTCAGATCATGTCCGCCGTTAAGGAAGGTTGCAAGCGCGCCTTCCAGAACCAACCCCAGCGCCTGGTCCACCCCATGTACAGCTGCAACATCACCGTCAACTCGGACGTTCTCGGCAAACTGTACGCGGTCCTCGGCCGTCGCCATGGCCGCATCCTCTCGGCGGATCTCATCGAGGGCAGCGGGCAGTTTGACGTGAGCGCAGTCATCCCGGTCATCGAGTCGTTCAACTTTAGCACGGAAATTCGCAAGCAAACATCGGGCCTGGCGATGCCCCAGCTCGTGTTTAGTCACTGGGAGATTGTGGACATTGATCCGCACTGGGTGCCCACGACGGAGGAGGAGTACGAACAGTACGGCGAGAAGGCGGACTTTACGAACGTGGCCAAGGTGTACATGGACTCGATACGGGAGCGGAAGGGATTGGCCGTGGAGCGCAAGACGGTTGAGCACGCGGAAAAGCAGCGGACGCTGTCGAGGAATAAGTAG
- the LOC120429900 gene encoding regucalcin-like isoform X1, whose translation MLILVVSCLLTVAVNLSMADLKVEQLPGPLAVLGEGPTWDADTQSLYYVDIMGSAILRYDRAENKTYRATIDGLSDISMIIQVRNKSDQFVLGTRNTLSLVSWDGRTEKATFVKTAGDLGESQKHVRFNDGKVDPQGRLYAGTMRLETLGDIFDQKEGKFYRFEGKVGGEFYEQKRDISVSNGLTWDEQTGKFYYIDSAALDVKEFDVDEDGNLQNETVLYDIRVDGKNPGFVCDGMTSDAEGNLYVATWGGSKLLKINPKTKQLVQEIPIPAKQVTSASFGGPQLDELYVTTAHTNNQDAPAGALFKVTGLGVKGKEMYKMVLKD comes from the exons ATGCTGATATTAGTCGTATCGTGTCTGCTGACCGTGGCGGTGAATTTAAGT ATGGCTGATCTTAAGGTCGAACAGCTTCCTGGCCCTCTGGCCGTGCTCGGCGAGGGTCCCACGTGGGACGCGGACACCCAGAGCCTGTACTACGTTGACATTATGGGTTCCGCTATCCTGCGGTACGATCGTGCGGAGAACAAAACCTACCGTGCTACAATCG ACGGCCTCTCGGACATCTCGATGATCATTCAAGTCCGCAACAAGTCGGACCAGTTCGTGCTCGGAACGCGAAACACCCTGTCGCTGGTCAGCTGGGACGGTCGCACGGAGAAGGCCACCTTTGTGAAAACCGCCGGCGATCTGGGCGAGTCGCAGAAGCACGTGCGCTTCAACGATGGCAAGGTCGACCCGCAGGGCCGTCTGTACGCCGGAACGATGCGGCTGGAGACGCTCGGCGATATCTTTGACCAGAAGGAGGGCAAGTTCTATCGCTTTGAGGGCAAGGTTGGGGGAGAGTTTTACGAGCAGAAGCGCGATATCAGCGTTTCGAACGGACTCACGTGGGACGAGCAGACGGGCAAGTTTTACTACATCGACTCGGCCGCTCTGGACGTGAAGGAGTTCGATGTGGACGAGGACGGCAACCTGCAGAATGAAACCGTACTGTACGACATCCGGGTTGACGGCAAGAACCCGGGATTCGTGTGCGACGGAATGACGAGCGACGCCGAGGGGAATCTGTACGTGGCCACGTGGGGAGGCTCGAAACTGCTGAAGATTAACCCGAA AACGAAGCAGCTCGTTCAGGAGATTCCCATTCCGGCGAAACAGGTGACATCGGCCTCGTTTGGTGGGCCGCAACTGGACGAACTTTACGTGACCACGGCGCACACCAACAACCAGGACGCTCCGGCCGGAGCGCTGTTCAAAGTGACCGGACTGGGCGTTAAGGGCAAAGAAATGTACAAAATGGTGCTGAAGGATTGA
- the LOC120429901 gene encoding regucalcin-like — MQSTDYTVEALASSPISQLGEGPIWDEGTQSLYYVDIHEGAIHRYDYQQGKTFSATIDHLPPPISFIFLVEERPDQFILGTGDSLSLINWDGRSAKGTFVQKVAALGQRSVRFNDGKVDQRGRLYAGTMLREELGDVFRQAKGTLYRFEGRIGGSFYEQKHGIAISNGITWDASGGKFYYVDSSALDVKEFNVDGEGNLADERVLIDFSVQGGRNPGYVGDGMTSDLDGNLYVACWCGSRVLKIDVKAARTVKEIWLPVPQITSVAFGGPQLDELFVTTAATNMYSSSKIEGLDHKQPPGSGALFRVTGLGVKGRGSPKFVLKD, encoded by the exons ATGCAAAGCACTGACTACACGGTAGAAGCACTGGCCAGCAGCCCCATCAGTCAGCTGGGCGAAGGTCCAATCTGGGACGAAGGGACGCAAAGTTTGTACTACGTGGACATCCACGAAGGAGCGATTCACCGGTATGATTATCAGCAGGGGAAAACGTTCAGCGCTACCATTG ATCATCTTCCACCACCAATTTCCTTCATCTTCCTGGTTGAAGAACGTCCCGATCAATTTATTCTGGGAACTGGAGATTCCCTTTCGCTGATCAACTGGGATGGTCGATCGGCAAAGGGCACGTTCGTGCAGAAAGTCGCCGCTTTAGGTCAACGCTCCGTGCGGTTCAACGACGGAAAAGTTGACCAGCGAGGTCGCCTGTACGCGGGAACAATGCTGCGCGAAGAACTTGGCGACGTGTTCCGGCAAGCCAAGGGTACGCTGTACCGGTTTGAGGGTCGGATCGGTGGATCGTTTTACGAGCAGAAGCATGGCATCGCCATTTCCAACGGAATCACGTGGGATGCGTCCGGGGGGAAGTTTTACTATGTTGATTCCAGCGCACTGGACGTGAAGGAGTTCAACGTGGACGGGGAGGGAAATTTGGCTGATGAGCGGGTGTTGATCGATTTTAGCGTTCAAGGTGGACGCAATCCTGGATACGTTGGGGACGGGATGACCAGCGATTTGGATGGGAATCTGTACGTGGCTTGCTGGTGTGGATCGCGCGTCTTGAAGATCGACGTGAAAGCTGCGAGAACTGTGAAGGAAATTTGGCTTCCGGTGCCGCAAATAACTTCGGTAGCGTTTGGAGGACCTCAGCTAGACGAACTGTTTGTAACGACTGCCGCGACGAACATGTACAGCAGTTCAAAGATCGAGGGACTTGATCATAAGCAGCCTCCGGGATCGGGTGCGCTATTCAGAGTGACTGGTTTGGGTGTTAAAGGTAGAGGATCACCCAAATTTGTACTGAAAGATTGA